The sequence CCGCGTCGACGGAAGACCCGCCAGCGGTTGCCGATCCGCGCCGACGGCGGTCCACTGAATGACATGGGTGTGATTAAGGTGGGCACGTCGTCCTGGGCGGACCAGTCCCTGCTGCGCTCCGGGTGGTACCCGCGCTCGGCAAGCACGCCGGCCCGTCGGCTGGGCTTCTACGCCAGCCAGTTTCCGTTGGTCGAGGTGGACACGTCCTACTACGCCATCCCGGTGCCGGAGACGACCCAGGGCTGGGTGGACGCCACCCCGGACGACTTCACCTTCGACGTCAAGGCGTTCAGCCTCTTCACCGGTCACCCGACACCGGTCGCCGTGCTGCCCCGGGACCTGCGCCCGGCCGCCGGCCCGAGCCGGATCCGCCGCCGCGACCTGCCGGAGCGGACGTACGACGAGCTGTGGGCCCGGTTCCGCGCGGCCCTGGACCCGATCGCGGCGGCCGGCAAGCTCGGTGCGGTGATGTTGCAGTTCCCCCCGTGGCTGGTGCGCAGCCCCGCGGCCGAACGCCGGATCGTCGAGCTGGCGCAGCGCTGCCGGCCGTGGCGGGTCGGTGTGGAGCTGCGGCACGGCTCCTGGTTGGACGACGCCGCCGCGACGGACACTCTGGACCTGCTACGCGCCCACGACCTGTCAGTGGTCTGCGTCGACATGCCGCAGGGGCACCCGTCGTCGGTGCCGCCGATCCTGAGCATGACGGCGGAGCCGGCCATCGTCCGGTTCCATGGTCACAGCGGCGCCTGGGGTGAGGGCGACAAACAGGAGAAGTTCCGGTACGCGTACGCCGAGGACGAACTCCGGCAGTGGGCCGGGCTGCTGGCCGAGTTCGCCGACCTTCCGGACGAACTGCACGTGCTGTTCAACAACTGCTGCGCCGGTCAGGCCCAGCGCGACGCCACCCGGCTGGCGCAGCTGCTGGCCGAGACGATGGTCGCCGACCGCGCCGTGCCGGCGACCGGCTGATCGCCGCACGAGCCACCCGGTCGGGCGACGGTCCGCTCAGGACCGCCGTCCCCGGCTGCGCAGGGCGTCCTGGGTCGACTCGCCGATGTCCGCGTCGTCGGGGAAGCTCCGGCCGCTGGGGGCGGGATCGGGTGGGGCACCCGGCCCGGCCATCGGCGTCCTGGTCGGCTCCACCGAACCGAAACCGTGTCGTCCGGCCGGGTCGGACCGGCCCGCCGGGGCACCCGCGCGACGCTCCCCGCGCCGCCCCTCGGGCACCGCCGTCTCCTCGCTGCCCTCGTCCATCGGTGAGTCGTCGTCAGTGCCCCAGGGCGCGTCGGCGTCGAAGCCGTCGCTGGTGCCCCACGGCTTGGTCGCCTCCGGCTCCAGCCGGTCGTTGTCACCGCTGCGTCCCTTGTGCGCCGTCATGGCCACCCCGCTCGTCGGTCCGCCGCCACCGGCGGACGGTGTGCCGTCCTCGGGTCGGGAGGGCCCGCCCGAGCGCGGCGTACGACATCTCGCCGGCCCGCCGCCGCGCGCGTGAGCTCCGTCATCGCTCTGGTGCGCGCGCAGGGCCGGCCAGCGCCCCGCCGTCGAGGTGGCGGCGGGACGCCGGCCGGCCCGACGTTCAGCGTCCGGCCATCGCCATCGGCCGCTTGCCGTTGCTCATTCCCGCCATCTTGATCATGGTCTTGGAGGCGCCCTTCATCCCACCGGCGCGGCCGAGCATCCCGCGGAACACCTGGCCGGGCTTCTGCTGCTCACCCATGTACGCGGTGACCACGACCAGGGTCCCGGTCAGCGCCGGAATCGCCCACTGGAGCAGCTTCATCTGCCGCTGCGAGGACGCCACACTGGCCGGGGTCTGCTGGTTCGGCTCGGTGGCGCCGCTGACCGACGGGCCGCCGGCCTTCTCCAGCCGCATGCCGATCAACCGGCTGTAGCCGGTTACCGCAAGCGCGCCGATGGTCAACGCCGTCTTGATGGCGCTGGCCCGGCCCACGCCGGACTGGGCCGCCACCCGTGGGCTCTCGGTCACCAGCTCGCCGACGGCGCCGGCCAGGTGGGCGCCGATCGCGGCCGCGTTGACCGGTGTCCACTTGGACCATCCGGCCGAGGCGACCGGGAGTCGCTGGGTCGAGTCGCTGATTTTCGCCGCTGCGCCGTTGACGCCGAAGGCACCCATGAGGGAGCCGCCAAACCAGGCCGCCAGGCCCAGATCGTGCATCGAGCGCAGTGCCGTGTGCCGTTCGGACATGTGATCCCCTTCCGCCGTGTCGGGCGGTGCGGCTTACCCGCCGGTCGGGTAGCTAACCCCGC comes from Micromonospora vinacea and encodes:
- a CDS encoding DUF72 domain-containing protein; the encoded protein is MGVIKVGTSSWADQSLLRSGWYPRSASTPARRLGFYASQFPLVEVDTSYYAIPVPETTQGWVDATPDDFTFDVKAFSLFTGHPTPVAVLPRDLRPAAGPSRIRRRDLPERTYDELWARFRAALDPIAAAGKLGAVMLQFPPWLVRSPAAERRIVELAQRCRPWRVGVELRHGSWLDDAAATDTLDLLRAHDLSVVCVDMPQGHPSSVPPILSMTAEPAIVRFHGHSGAWGEGDKQEKFRYAYAEDELRQWAGLLAEFADLPDELHVLFNNCCAGQAQRDATRLAQLLAETMVADRAVPATG